DNA from Camelina sativa cultivar DH55 unplaced genomic scaffold, Cs unpScaffold08007, whole genome shotgun sequence:
tatacacgtCTGTTTCTTTGCCTCTAAACTCTTACCATTTTTCCAATTTCAGGACTACAATGCTAAATTATCAGATTTTGGTCTTGCCAAAGATGCTCCTGATGAAGGCAAAACCCATGTGTCTACTCGAGTCATGGGCACTTATGGTTATGCTGCTCCTGAGTATGTAATGACCGGTAAGTCTTGTTTTGCTTTCAGGATTTCATTCACTCATCTGCTTATTTCTTCTCTATATGATT
Protein-coding regions in this window:
- the LOC104775032 gene encoding probable receptor-like protein kinase At5g15080 yields the protein MKIALGAAKGLSFLHEEALKPVIYRDFKTSNILLDADYNAKLSDFGLAKDAPDEGKTHVSTRVMGTYGYAAPEYVMTGKSCFAFRISFTHLLISSLYD